One genomic window of Acidovorax radicis includes the following:
- the cobN gene encoding cobaltochelatase subunit CobN gives MTHKTIANTIACLRRWLALCLLVLAPFGAAQAAQVLFIATSNVPTGKFRQLADIARPHGIELQVRYLERLPAETDEGLFKGFDAVFIDSYLQDVVQDRLAHALPGLRAPHAWLYDAKPAWGGGLPEPVARRLITYYSNGGKQNFEGFFATLAAQLQGRAAPGVPDPVVFPKTAVYHPRAPGLVMADPVAWLRSQGVDPAATNRRPVVALALHQQYIAAMQTAFIDDLIARIEAGGAVALPFYSPMLEAGALEQMLKPAGMRLADVLINTQIMLNAEERRAEFERLGIPVLQAMPYRRGDEAAWAANPQGVALMDVPFYLAQAEYAGVTDIQVAAATRKADEQIVPIAAQADAVVGKALNLASLQRKQNADKRLSIFFWNYPPGEKNLSASFLNVPRSLQTTLAALQAAGYDTESPAEPLLIGNLQRLLAPAYRQGELEPLLRDGLAATLPVAQYRQWLATLPAATQEALRERWGAPEASSMVLRRGGEAVFVVPRLMLGKVAILPQPPRGEQWDDKEKALYHSPSALPSHYYLAAYLWAREQHKSDALVHFGTHGSQEWLPGKERGLSVFDPGMLAVGNVPVAYPYIADNIGEAQQAKRRGRAVIVSHQTPPFKPAGLHAALTHMHDLLHAWLAQDDGVVREKIKADLLAAVQKEHIDRDMGWTPARARSEFPAFVDLLHNHLHELAETAQPLGLHTLGRAPEEQHRLATVLLMLGRPFWEAAALHAGAPAADVDEALIGEYSRLAQTAPYQLLQRHVIEGQSLEALPAALQTGIAKARTAYAHIGADQELPALLQVLAGRHLPTSFGGDPIKNPDAYPTGRNLYGFDPSRVPTPQAWAAGKDAAEQLIAEHQRLTGKAPTKLAVSLWSVETMRHQGLLEAQALWLLGVEPVWDDGGRVTGVKLVPRNVLGRERVDVVLSATGLYRDHFPNAMKQLARAVQLAAQAEGPGEEANPVAAHTRSMAAKLRAQGMGDQAALAAAQTRIFSSESGNYGTGLDNATLATDSWQGKKEGDRKLAQLYLSRMQYAYGPDESTWGSLPGAAQEGKSGIGGNGGKALNLYAEHLRGTEGAVLSRSSNLYGMLTTDDPFQYLGGIALAVRHLDGKAPQLYISNLRGAGSGKVEGAAQFLGKELATRQFHPGYIQGLMAEGYAGTLQVLDATNNFWGWTAVAREIVRDDQWQEMADVYVRDKHQLGLKRWFEAHNPHALAQTMERMLEAARQGYWKADPKTVAELKARWRDLAERFDVRTDNARFQAYVGKAPATNNQVAPAAPGFGLDAPLTQTAAAQAAAPAPLPPSAEPPQPTTPPQSAEPAAAEPPVVSGLLMAPVPQAQPVSVGPTQAALLALLLAGITGAGAVRQARRRSVVRPHRIPSLSGVFK, from the coding sequence TTGACTCATAAAACTATTGCAAACACCATCGCCTGCTTGCGGCGCTGGCTGGCCCTGTGCCTGCTGGTGCTGGCGCCCTTTGGCGCTGCGCAGGCGGCGCAGGTGTTGTTCATCGCCACGTCCAATGTGCCTACAGGCAAGTTCCGCCAGTTGGCCGACATCGCCCGGCCGCACGGCATTGAGCTGCAGGTGCGCTACCTGGAAAGGCTGCCCGCCGAGACCGACGAAGGCCTGTTCAAGGGCTTTGACGCGGTGTTCATCGACAGCTATTTGCAGGATGTGGTGCAAGACCGGTTGGCGCATGCGCTGCCCGGCCTGCGTGCGCCCCACGCCTGGCTGTACGACGCCAAACCCGCCTGGGGCGGCGGCTTGCCCGAGCCCGTGGCGCGGCGGCTCATCACCTATTACAGCAACGGCGGCAAGCAGAACTTCGAGGGCTTCTTCGCCACACTGGCCGCGCAGCTGCAGGGCCGCGCGGCCCCGGGCGTGCCCGACCCCGTGGTGTTCCCCAAAACCGCTGTGTACCACCCGCGTGCGCCGGGCCTGGTCATGGCAGACCCTGTGGCGTGGCTGCGTTCGCAAGGCGTTGATCCAGCTGCTACCAACCGCCGCCCCGTGGTGGCGCTGGCGCTGCACCAGCAGTACATCGCCGCCATGCAGACCGCTTTCATCGACGACCTGATTGCGCGCATCGAAGCCGGGGGCGCCGTGGCGCTGCCGTTCTACAGCCCCATGCTGGAGGCGGGCGCGCTGGAGCAAATGCTCAAGCCCGCGGGCATGCGGCTGGCCGACGTGCTCATCAACACCCAGATCATGCTGAACGCCGAGGAGCGACGTGCCGAGTTCGAGCGGCTGGGCATCCCCGTGCTGCAAGCCATGCCGTACCGGCGCGGCGACGAGGCCGCCTGGGCCGCCAACCCGCAGGGCGTGGCGCTGATGGATGTGCCGTTCTACCTGGCGCAGGCCGAATACGCGGGCGTTACCGACATCCAGGTGGCGGCCGCCACACGCAAGGCCGATGAGCAGATCGTGCCCATTGCCGCGCAGGCCGACGCCGTGGTGGGCAAGGCGCTCAACCTGGCTAGCTTGCAGCGCAAGCAGAACGCCGACAAGCGCCTGTCCATTTTCTTCTGGAACTACCCACCGGGCGAGAAGAACCTGTCTGCCTCGTTTTTGAACGTGCCGCGCAGCCTGCAAACCACGCTGGCCGCGCTGCAGGCAGCGGGCTACGACACCGAGTCGCCTGCCGAGCCCCTGTTGATCGGCAATCTGCAGCGCCTGCTGGCTCCGGCCTACCGCCAAGGCGAGTTGGAGCCCCTGCTGCGCGACGGCCTGGCCGCCACCCTGCCCGTGGCGCAGTACCGCCAGTGGCTGGCCACGCTGCCTGCGGCCACGCAAGAAGCCCTGCGCGAGCGCTGGGGCGCGCCCGAAGCGTCGAGCATGGTGCTGCGGCGCGGCGGCGAAGCCGTGTTCGTGGTGCCGCGCCTGATGCTGGGCAAGGTCGCCATCCTGCCGCAGCCGCCGCGCGGCGAGCAATGGGACGACAAGGAAAAGGCGCTGTACCACTCACCCAGCGCCCTGCCATCGCACTACTACCTGGCCGCCTACCTGTGGGCGCGCGAGCAGCACAAAAGCGACGCATTGGTGCACTTTGGCACCCACGGCAGCCAGGAATGGCTGCCCGGCAAGGAGCGTGGCCTGTCGGTGTTCGACCCCGGCATGCTGGCGGTGGGCAACGTGCCGGTGGCCTACCCGTACATTGCCGACAACATCGGCGAGGCACAGCAAGCCAAGCGCCGGGGCCGCGCGGTCATCGTCAGCCACCAGACGCCGCCGTTCAAACCCGCAGGGCTGCACGCCGCACTCACCCACATGCACGACCTGCTGCACGCCTGGCTGGCGCAGGACGATGGTGTGGTCAGAGAAAAAATCAAGGCCGACCTGCTGGCCGCCGTGCAAAAAGAGCACATCGACCGCGACATGGGCTGGACGCCCGCGCGTGCGCGCAGCGAATTCCCGGCTTTTGTCGACCTGCTGCACAACCACCTGCACGAGCTGGCCGAAACCGCCCAGCCGCTGGGCCTGCACACCCTGGGCCGTGCGCCCGAAGAGCAGCACCGCCTGGCCACCGTGCTGCTGATGCTGGGGCGCCCGTTCTGGGAGGCTGCGGCACTGCACGCCGGAGCACCGGCTGCCGATGTGGACGAGGCCCTGATTGGCGAGTACAGCCGCCTGGCGCAGACGGCGCCCTACCAGTTGCTGCAGCGCCATGTGATCGAGGGCCAGAGCCTTGAGGCCCTGCCAGCGGCGTTGCAAACCGGCATCGCCAAGGCCCGCACCGCCTACGCCCACATTGGCGCCGACCAGGAGTTGCCTGCCTTGCTGCAGGTGCTGGCCGGGCGCCACCTGCCCACGTCGTTTGGCGGCGACCCCATCAAGAACCCCGACGCCTACCCCACAGGCCGCAACCTGTACGGTTTTGACCCCTCGCGCGTGCCCACGCCCCAGGCCTGGGCGGCCGGCAAGGACGCTGCCGAGCAACTCATTGCTGAGCACCAACGCCTGACCGGCAAGGCGCCAACGAAGCTGGCCGTGTCGCTGTGGTCGGTGGAGACCATGCGCCACCAGGGTTTGCTCGAAGCACAGGCGCTGTGGCTGCTGGGCGTGGAGCCGGTGTGGGACGACGGCGGGCGCGTGACGGGCGTGAAGCTGGTGCCGCGCAACGTGCTCGGGCGCGAGCGGGTGGACGTGGTGCTGTCGGCCACCGGCCTGTACCGCGACCATTTCCCCAACGCCATGAAGCAGCTGGCCCGTGCCGTGCAACTGGCTGCGCAGGCTGAGGGGCCGGGCGAAGAGGCCAACCCCGTGGCGGCGCACACGCGCAGCATGGCCGCCAAGCTGCGCGCCCAAGGCATGGGCGACCAGGCTGCGCTGGCGGCGGCGCAAACGCGCATCTTCTCGTCCGAATCGGGCAACTACGGCACGGGCCTGGACAACGCCACGCTGGCCACCGACAGCTGGCAGGGCAAGAAAGAGGGCGACCGCAAGCTCGCGCAGCTGTACCTGTCGCGCATGCAGTACGCCTATGGGCCGGACGAATCCACCTGGGGCAGCCTGCCGGGGGCGGCGCAGGAGGGAAAAAGCGGTATAGGCGGCAACGGCGGCAAGGCACTCAACCTGTATGCCGAGCACCTGCGCGGCACCGAGGGCGCGGTGCTCTCGCGCAGCTCCAATCTCTATGGCATGTTGACCACCGACGACCCGTTCCAGTACCTGGGCGGCATTGCGCTGGCCGTGCGGCACCTGGACGGCAAGGCGCCGCAGCTCTACATCAGCAACCTGCGCGGGGCAGGAAGTGGCAAGGTCGAAGGCGCGGCGCAGTTCCTGGGCAAGGAGCTGGCCACGCGCCAGTTCCACCCCGGCTACATCCAGGGCCTGATGGCCGAGGGCTACGCCGGCACGCTGCAGGTGCTGGACGCCACCAACAACTTCTGGGGTTGGACGGCGGTGGCGCGCGAGATCGTGCGCGACGACCAGTGGCAGGAGATGGCTGATGTGTACGTGCGCGACAAGCACCAGCTGGGCCTCAAGCGCTGGTTCGAGGCGCACAACCCGCATGCGCTGGCGCAGACCATGGAGCGCATGCTCGAAGCCGCCCGCCAGGGCTACTGGAAGGCCGACCCGAAAACCGTGGCCGAGCTGAAAGCGCGCTGGCGCGACCTGGCGGAGCGCTTTGATGTGCGCACCGATAACGCACGCTTTCAAGCGTATGTAGGCAAAGCGCCTGCGACTAACAACCAAGTGGCGCCCGCTGCACCGGGTTTTGGCCTCGATGCCCCGTTGACGCAGACTGCCGCCGCCCAGGCCGCTGCGCCAGCGCCGCTGCCACCCTCCGCCGAGCCACCGCAACCCACCACACCGCCGCAATCCGCCGAGCCCGCCGCTGCAGAGCCCCCGGTGGTCAGCGGCCTCTTGATGGCGCCCGTGCCGCAAGCCCAGCCGGTCAGCGTGGGCCCCACGCAGGCCGCGCTGCTGGCGCTGCTGCTGGCGGGCATCACCGGCGCCGGTGCCGTGCGGCAGGCGCGCCGCCGCAGCGTGGTGCGCCCCCACCGAATCCCTTCACTTTCTGGAGTTTTCAAATGA
- a CDS encoding MotA/TolQ/ExbB proton channel family protein, whose amino-acid sequence MSNPIESMMYGVSQLFLFPVLLAIAALFVHAFYAAGAFAWQAWQRRSGKAAGFEMLAARRANPAISVLDLEVLAAERLEFARIATRVAPMLGLVATMIPMGPALMALADGNLADVSRSLMVAFSAVILALLAAAISYSVVNVRKRWYATDLAAIEQGTAPAETPAQDMLGHLVSEVPA is encoded by the coding sequence ATGAGCAATCCCATTGAATCGATGATGTATGGCGTCAGCCAGCTCTTCCTGTTCCCCGTGCTGCTGGCCATTGCCGCGCTGTTCGTGCATGCCTTCTACGCGGCAGGCGCCTTTGCCTGGCAGGCCTGGCAGCGCCGCAGCGGCAAGGCCGCAGGTTTTGAAATGCTGGCCGCACGCCGCGCCAACCCCGCCATCAGCGTGCTCGACCTGGAAGTGCTGGCGGCCGAGCGGCTCGAGTTTGCCCGCATCGCCACCCGCGTGGCGCCCATGCTGGGCCTGGTGGCCACGATGATCCCCATGGGCCCGGCGCTGATGGCACTGGCCGATGGCAATCTGGCCGATGTGTCGCGCAGCCTGATGGTGGCGTTCTCCGCCGTGATCCTGGCGCTGCTGGCCGCCGCCATCAGCTACAGCGTGGTCAACGTGCGCAAGCGCTGGTACGCCACCGACCTGGCTGCCATTGAGCAAGGCACAGCCCCGGCCGAGACCCCCGCGCAAGACATGCTGGGCCACCTGGTGAGCGAGGTGCCCGCATGA
- a CDS encoding DUF2149 domain-containing protein, whose translation MKLRLMDDMEADDPIQSVVNLIDVFLVIIAALLLAVANNPVNPFSTESVTVIKNPGKPNMEVVIKDGQKIERYKASGEIGEGQGNKAGVAYRLKDGSMVYVPEAGAEQSAAAGVVQ comes from the coding sequence ATGAAGCTGCGCCTGATGGACGACATGGAGGCCGACGACCCCATCCAGTCGGTGGTGAACCTGATCGACGTGTTCCTGGTCATCATCGCTGCGCTGCTGCTGGCGGTGGCCAACAACCCGGTGAACCCGTTCAGCACAGAGTCGGTCACCGTCATCAAAAACCCTGGCAAGCCCAATATGGAGGTCGTGATCAAGGACGGCCAGAAGATCGAGCGCTACAAGGCCAGCGGCGAAATTGGCGAAGGCCAGGGCAACAAGGCGGGTGTGGCCTATCGCCTCAAAGATGGCTCCATGGTGTATGTGCCCGAAGCAGGTGCAGAGCAGTCTGCAGCGGCAGGGGTGGTGCAGTAA
- a CDS encoding ABC transporter permease, which yields MLRLLARVLRGLPGYLWSGWGACASLFLLLAAWEAVAAFYDPLILPDPLGAFAALWGLVEQGSAWPALAATARRALVGLALAVSVGSLLGLAAGLSVTASVLSRPLVTVLLGTPPIAWLVLAMLWFGMSDGTPVFTVFIACVPVVFASALQGTRTLDLQLRDMARAYRLPRWMALREVYGPHALSYLFPAWVTALGSAWKVTVMAELLASTDGVGAALAASRSQLDTATTLGWITAVVGCLLVVEYGFLEPLKREVERWREAPR from the coding sequence ATGCTGCGGCTGCTGGCGCGCGTTTTGCGGGGGCTGCCCGGCTACTTGTGGAGCGGCTGGGGTGCGTGCGCCAGCCTGTTTTTGCTGCTGGCCGCCTGGGAGGCGGTGGCTGCTTTCTACGACCCGCTCATCCTGCCCGACCCGCTAGGCGCCTTTGCCGCGCTGTGGGGCCTGGTAGAGCAGGGCAGTGCCTGGCCCGCGCTGGCCGCCACCGCACGGCGTGCACTCGTGGGGCTGGCGCTGGCCGTTTCAGTGGGCAGCCTGCTGGGGCTGGCCGCAGGCCTGTCGGTCACCGCGTCCGTCCTTTCGCGCCCCTTGGTAACCGTGTTGCTGGGCACACCGCCCATTGCCTGGCTGGTGCTGGCCATGCTGTGGTTCGGCATGAGCGACGGCACGCCCGTGTTCACCGTGTTTATCGCCTGCGTCCCCGTGGTGTTTGCAAGTGCCCTGCAGGGCACGCGCACGCTGGATTTGCAGCTGCGCGACATGGCGCGCGCCTACCGCCTGCCGCGCTGGATGGCGCTGCGCGAGGTGTATGGCCCGCATGCACTGTCGTACCTGTTCCCGGCCTGGGTGACGGCGCTGGGCAGTGCCTGGAAAGTGACCGTCATGGCCGAGCTGCTGGCCAGCACCGACGGCGTGGGCGCCGCGCTGGCGGCAAGCCGCTCGCAACTGGACACCGCCACCACCCTGGGCTGGATCACCGCCGTGGTGGGCTGCCTGCTGGTAGTGGAGTATGGATTTTTGGAACCGCTCAAGCGCGAAGTCGAGCGTTGGCGGGAGGCACCGCGATGA
- a CDS encoding ABC transporter ATP-binding protein, giving the protein MSLFLNDVRHSYALTEVLGGVGLALPAGGVLALVGPSGCGKTTLLHLCAGLLDVQEGRLDNFFANPALMFQQPRLLPWQTTVDNIALGLRARGMARAEARARAHAMGAVLGLDAEALAVYPHQLSGGMQSRAALARALVLEPDLLLMDEPFAALDIGLKAQLHRLLLRHQAEKGTAVLMITHDLMEAVRLADTVLVMAARPGRILHGHTPAAPALARTDAMVYRETAELLRVPAVRMAFGLDALQEEGACIAISSVTSAATTVPSLPGQQRLAAAQQASAASASSKISCG; this is encoded by the coding sequence ATGAGCCTTTTTTTGAACGATGTGCGCCACAGCTACGCGTTGACCGAAGTACTGGGCGGTGTGGGCCTGGCCCTGCCTGCGGGCGGCGTGCTGGCGCTGGTCGGCCCCTCGGGCTGCGGCAAGACCACGCTGCTGCACCTGTGCGCGGGCCTGCTCGATGTGCAGGAGGGCCGGCTGGACAACTTTTTTGCGAACCCTGCGTTGATGTTCCAGCAGCCGCGCCTGCTGCCCTGGCAGACCACGGTGGACAACATCGCCCTGGGCCTGCGCGCACGGGGCATGGCCCGTGCTGAGGCCCGCGCCAGGGCGCACGCCATGGGCGCCGTGCTGGGGCTGGACGCCGAGGCGCTGGCCGTCTACCCGCACCAGCTTTCGGGCGGTATGCAAAGCCGCGCCGCGCTGGCGCGCGCCCTGGTGCTCGAACCCGATCTGCTGCTGATGGACGAACCCTTCGCCGCGCTGGACATCGGCCTCAAGGCGCAGCTGCACCGTCTGCTGCTGCGCCACCAGGCCGAGAAGGGCACAGCGGTGCTGATGATCACGCACGACCTTATGGAGGCCGTGCGCCTGGCCGACACCGTGCTCGTCATGGCCGCTAGGCCGGGCCGCATCTTGCACGGGCACACGCCTGCCGCGCCCGCGCTGGCGCGCACCGACGCCATGGTCTACCGCGAGACCGCCGAGCTGCTGCGCGTGCCCGCCGTGCGTATGGCCTTTGGGTTGGATGCGCTGCAGGAAGAGGGTGCATGCATCGCGATATCCAGCGTGACCAGCGCGGCCACCACAGTCCCTTCCTTGCCGGGCCAGCAGCGCTTGGCGGCTGCGCAGCAAGCGTCTGCCGCCAGTGCTTCCAGCAAAATCTCCTGCGGATGA
- a CDS encoding NnrS family protein: protein MNLSTAPHPPTAATAASAAWHQSVHPLWMCAMRPFFLLTMGSAVLLIALWSAVLALGLPPPPVAGGALVWHAHELLLGFGLAAVAGFVLTAVPEFTNTASASPRTARQLVLLWLLGRAGFWLSGVAGSLALALAALAHLGLLGGLLALLWPALRTVAGQRHRAFGWALAGLFVLVAGFYVDALRGAYPMRWLLALLGMVMVLIIVAMSRISMRIVNNAIDAAGEGREPYLARPPRRNLAILCIALFTVAEFLEPGGRTSGWLACSAAAALCNLMGDWHVGRPLLRRLPLMLYVVYACMALGYALIGSALLAGGPGVDAGRHLLSVGAIGLSIYTVICIAGRAHCGYPSDERPWVARGAMLILAGAVLRASAAFVPDAVVALQSLAGLSWVTAFGLLCWRIAPVLWCVRPDGLWGCRG from the coding sequence ATGAACCTCTCCACTGCCCCCCATCCGCCCACGGCTGCCACTGCCGCCTCTGCTGCATGGCACCAGTCGGTACACCCGCTGTGGATGTGCGCCATGCGCCCGTTCTTTTTGCTCACCATGGGCTCTGCCGTGCTGCTCATCGCGCTGTGGAGCGCCGTGCTGGCGCTGGGCCTGCCGCCGCCCCCGGTGGCGGGCGGCGCGCTGGTGTGGCACGCTCACGAGCTGCTGCTGGGCTTTGGCCTGGCGGCGGTGGCGGGCTTTGTGCTCACCGCCGTGCCCGAGTTCACCAATACCGCGAGCGCCAGCCCGCGCACCGCGCGCCAGCTGGTGCTGCTGTGGCTGCTGGGGCGTGCGGGCTTCTGGCTCTCGGGCGTGGCGGGCAGCCTCGCGCTGGCGCTGGCTGCCTTGGCGCACCTGGGCCTGCTCGGCGGCCTGCTGGCGCTGCTGTGGCCCGCGCTGCGCACCGTGGCCGGGCAGCGCCACCGCGCCTTTGGCTGGGCGCTGGCGGGCCTGTTCGTGCTGGTGGCCGGCTTCTATGTGGACGCGCTGCGCGGGGCCTACCCCATGCGCTGGCTGCTGGCCCTGCTGGGCATGGTGATGGTGCTCATCATCGTGGCCATGAGCCGTATCTCCATGCGCATCGTCAACAACGCCATTGACGCAGCAGGCGAGGGCAGAGAGCCCTACCTGGCCCGCCCGCCTCGGCGCAACCTCGCCATCCTCTGCATTGCATTGTTCACCGTGGCCGAGTTCCTTGAGCCCGGCGGCCGAACCAGCGGATGGCTGGCATGCTCCGCCGCCGCGGCGCTGTGCAATCTGATGGGCGACTGGCATGTCGGCCGCCCACTGCTGCGCCGCCTGCCGCTCATGCTCTACGTCGTATACGCCTGTATGGCGCTGGGCTACGCCCTCATCGGCTCAGCCCTACTCGCGGGCGGGCCAGGCGTGGACGCCGGGCGCCACCTGCTCAGCGTGGGCGCCATCGGGCTTTCGATATACACCGTGATCTGCATCGCCGGGCGTGCGCACTGCGGCTACCCGTCGGACGAACGGCCCTGGGTCGCACGCGGGGCGATGCTGATCCTTGCTGGGGCCGTGCTGCGCGCGAGTGCGGCATTTGTGCCTGACGCGGTGGTCGCTCTGCAGAGCCTGGCCGGGCTGTCCTGGGTGACGGCGTTCGGGTTGCTTTGCTGGCGCATCGCACCGGTGCTGTGGTGCGTGCGGCCGGATGGATTGTGGGGGTGCAGAGGGTAG
- a CDS encoding ABC transporter ATP-binding protein/permease — translation MAIKEQFSAAWRLAKPYWISEERWAARGLLALIIAIDLTRAYTAVRMTYWQRDFFDALADFDAAAFWRQIWVFLVIAVSSIFLDTTRPWFNQKLEMRWRSWLTDVYVGRWLHANAYYRINREKLVDNPDQRIAEDLRMMATETLRLSLGLLDNVVRLVSYGTVVWAISGSLAFAVGGINISIPGYMLWAAILYALAGSLFLEKIGKPMAAVDYQQRRREAHFRFLMVRLRENAEQIAFYGGGETERGQLGAAFAAIRHNWRDVMRYTKRVTFFKEAYIEVGAFVPYLIIVPRYFAREITLGTVQQVTLAFSRVRGGLSWFIMMYKDLALLRSVYMRLNEFDAALATPQVSDIKTVEGNSAVLRTHGLRLALPDGSALDEPLDLALHPGERWLIRGPSGAGKSTLLRALAGLWPHGSGSIEWPVSAKAMFVPQQSYLPNGTLRACLCYPGNGSDAGTDECVELLRAVRLEHLTEHLDESDSWSTRLSPGEQQRIAFVRILLQKPTHLFLDEATASLDASNEATLYGLVLARLPGVTLISVAHRDRLQPFHTHALNRRGTSVNMPLAHAPGLLAEIAT, via the coding sequence ATGGCCATTAAAGAACAGTTTTCGGCAGCATGGCGGCTGGCAAAACCCTACTGGATATCGGAAGAGCGCTGGGCCGCGCGCGGCCTGCTGGCGCTGATCATTGCGATTGACTTGACGCGGGCCTACACCGCGGTGCGCATGACGTACTGGCAGCGCGATTTTTTTGATGCGTTGGCGGATTTTGATGCTGCCGCCTTCTGGCGCCAGATATGGGTATTCCTGGTGATTGCGGTATCAAGTATTTTTCTGGATACCACGCGCCCTTGGTTCAACCAGAAGCTTGAAATGCGCTGGCGCAGTTGGCTGACCGATGTGTATGTGGGGCGCTGGCTTCACGCCAACGCATACTACCGTATCAACCGCGAAAAGCTCGTGGACAACCCCGACCAGCGCATTGCCGAAGACTTGCGCATGATGGCCACGGAAACGCTGCGGCTGTCGCTCGGCTTGCTCGACAACGTGGTCAGGCTGGTGTCTTACGGGACGGTTGTCTGGGCGATTTCGGGCAGTTTGGCTTTTGCGGTGGGCGGCATCAACATCAGCATTCCGGGTTACATGCTCTGGGCGGCCATCCTGTACGCGCTGGCGGGCTCGCTGTTTCTGGAAAAAATCGGCAAGCCGATGGCGGCGGTCGATTACCAACAGCGGCGGCGCGAGGCGCATTTTCGTTTTCTCATGGTTCGCCTGCGCGAAAACGCGGAGCAAATTGCCTTTTATGGCGGGGGCGAAACCGAGCGTGGGCAGCTGGGTGCGGCCTTTGCGGCCATCCGCCACAATTGGCGAGATGTCATGCGCTACACCAAGCGCGTGACCTTTTTCAAGGAAGCGTATATCGAGGTGGGCGCTTTTGTTCCTTACCTGATTATCGTTCCGCGCTACTTCGCCAGGGAGATCACGCTGGGCACGGTGCAACAAGTCACGCTGGCTTTCAGTCGGGTGCGCGGTGGACTGTCGTGGTTCATCATGATGTACAAGGACCTTGCCCTGCTGCGCTCGGTGTATATGCGCTTGAATGAATTTGACGCCGCCCTTGCCACGCCGCAAGTCAGCGACATCAAAACGGTTGAGGGCAACAGCGCGGTGCTGCGCACGCATGGCCTGCGCCTGGCGCTGCCCGACGGCAGCGCGCTCGATGAGCCCCTGGACCTTGCCTTGCATCCGGGCGAGCGCTGGCTGATCCGCGGCCCTTCGGGCGCAGGAAAAAGCACACTGCTTCGGGCGCTGGCGGGACTCTGGCCCCATGGCAGCGGCAGCATCGAATGGCCTGTATCGGCCAAAGCCATGTTTGTGCCGCAGCAAAGCTACCTGCCCAACGGCACGCTGCGCGCCTGCCTGTGTTATCCGGGCAATGGATCGGATGCCGGGACCGACGAGTGCGTCGAACTGCTGCGCGCCGTGCGGCTGGAACATCTCACCGAACACCTGGACGAAAGCGACAGCTGGTCAACACGCCTGTCGCCCGGAGAACAGCAGCGTATCGCCTTCGTCCGCATACTGCTGCAAAAACCGACCCACCTGTTCCTTGACGAAGCCACCGCCTCGCTGGATGCCAGCAACGAAGCGACGCTCTATGGTCTGGTGCTGGCGCGTCTGCCCGGCGTAACACTGATCAGCGTGGCCCACCGCGACAGATTACAGCCCTTTCACACGCATGCGCTGAACCGCAGGGGCACATCCGTCAACATGCCGCTCGCACATGCGCCTGGACTCCTTGCGGAAATAGCCACGTAA